Proteins encoded within one genomic window of Mesorhizobium sp. AR10:
- a CDS encoding error-prone DNA polymerase — MNALTIVPYAEFGIQSNFSFLRGASKPEELVVAAKLLGFSAIGLADRNTVAGVVRAWQQAKVEHLSYHPGCRLVFGDGTPDVLAYPQDRKGWGHLCRMLTQANLRDENEKGATLLTRDDLLEWGDLMSLAILPDLTAGVDDGLALLRQLKGRFGNNLRLGVAPDYRGNDRFRIEQAAGLSEVTGMALMATNDVLYHTAERRSLQDVLTAIRLNVPVAEAGMELTVNAERHLKPPLEMARLFRRHPQALMETQRFAGELTFSLSDLQYNYPDEPTESGLGPQAELERLAREGAATRYPAGVPASVIQRIQEELALIERLNYARYFLTVYDIVKYARSQDVLCQGRGSAANSIVCFCIGITEVGPDRIDTLFERFISEERNEPPDIDVDFEHEKREIVMQYIYNKYSAKRTALAAAVVSYRGRSALREVAKAMGLSDDVRGALSSSIWGWSTSELGEKEAKAGGIDRADPSTRHVLAHANEIMGFPRHLSQHVGGFVITRDRLDEIVPIVKTAMDERKMVEWDKDDLDAVKILKVDILALGMLTCLKRAFTLLQDHYPDARDEYGRPYVLATLPPEDDRVYDMICRADTLGVFQIESRAQMSMLPRLRPRTFYDLVIEVAIVRPGPIQGDMVHPYLRRRQEKEKAEYPKPELEKILGKTLGVPLFQEQAMKIAIVAGGFRPGEADELRRAMATFKRTGTIGNYRQRMVDGMMKRGYEMGFAERCFKQIEGFGEYGFPESHAASFALLVYASCWFKTFYPDVFCVAILNSQPMGFYQPAQLVRDARDHGVDIREVDVNFSVWDCTLEKAPFDLARILPRHAEMRGVILTNHAVRLGFRQIKGLSKERMDAFVERRGSGYATVRDVWLRSGLDVDEIERLAQADAFRSLGLDRREALWAVRALDGKSATEKLPLFDQPAIRLRELEPETKLPTMPLGEHVIHDYRSLGLSLKAHPVAFLRERLDRSGVTPNARLGSVRDGRRVSVAGLVLVRQRPGKGNAIFLTLEDDKGVANVIFWQRTFDRFRPIVMGARFVRVTGKLQSESDVIHIVAEKIEDLTPWLTVLLEKVGADTPPFADQSPTAIRSAPIRQDIATLSGEAEKVMPKGRNFQ; from the coding sequence ATGAACGCGCTGACCATCGTTCCCTATGCCGAGTTCGGCATCCAGTCGAATTTCTCGTTTCTGCGCGGCGCCTCCAAGCCCGAGGAACTGGTGGTCGCGGCAAAGCTTCTCGGATTTTCGGCGATCGGCCTTGCCGACCGCAACACGGTGGCCGGCGTCGTCCGCGCCTGGCAGCAGGCCAAGGTCGAGCATCTTTCCTATCATCCTGGTTGCCGGCTGGTTTTTGGCGACGGCACGCCTGACGTTCTCGCCTATCCGCAGGACCGCAAGGGCTGGGGGCATCTCTGCCGCATGCTCACCCAGGCCAATCTGCGCGACGAGAACGAGAAGGGGGCGACCCTTCTCACGCGCGATGACCTTCTCGAATGGGGCGACCTCATGTCGCTGGCGATCCTGCCCGATTTGACGGCAGGCGTGGATGACGGGTTGGCCCTGCTGCGCCAACTCAAGGGCCGCTTCGGCAACAATTTGCGGCTTGGTGTGGCGCCGGATTATCGCGGCAACGACCGCTTCAGGATCGAGCAGGCTGCAGGCCTGTCGGAAGTGACCGGCATGGCGCTTATGGCGACCAACGACGTTCTTTATCACACGGCAGAACGGCGCTCGCTGCAGGACGTGTTGACGGCTATCCGCCTCAACGTTCCCGTCGCCGAGGCCGGGATGGAGCTGACGGTCAATGCCGAGCGCCATCTAAAACCGCCGCTGGAGATGGCCCGCCTTTTCCGTCGCCATCCGCAGGCGTTGATGGAGACGCAACGCTTTGCCGGCGAACTGACCTTCTCCCTCAGCGACCTCCAGTACAACTATCCCGACGAGCCAACGGAATCGGGACTCGGGCCGCAGGCCGAGCTCGAACGATTGGCCAGGGAGGGGGCCGCCACGCGCTATCCGGCGGGTGTCCCTGCTTCCGTAATCCAGCGCATCCAGGAAGAGCTCGCCTTGATCGAGCGCCTGAACTACGCGCGCTACTTCCTGACGGTCTACGACATCGTCAAATATGCCCGCAGCCAGGACGTCCTCTGCCAGGGGCGCGGCTCCGCCGCCAATTCGATCGTCTGTTTCTGCATCGGCATCACCGAAGTCGGACCCGACCGGATCGACACGCTGTTCGAACGCTTCATCTCCGAGGAAAGAAACGAGCCGCCCGACATCGACGTCGACTTCGAGCATGAAAAGCGCGAGATTGTCATGCAGTACATCTACAACAAATACAGCGCCAAGCGCACCGCGCTGGCCGCCGCCGTCGTCAGCTATCGCGGCCGCTCCGCACTGCGCGAAGTCGCCAAGGCGATGGGTCTGTCCGACGATGTCCGAGGGGCGCTGTCCAGCTCGATCTGGGGCTGGTCGACCTCCGAGCTTGGCGAGAAGGAAGCAAAGGCCGGCGGTATCGACCGGGCCGACCCGTCGACGCGGCATGTGCTCGCCCACGCCAACGAGATCATGGGTTTTCCCCGCCATCTCTCGCAGCATGTCGGTGGCTTCGTCATCACCAGGGACCGGCTCGACGAGATCGTTCCCATCGTCAAGACGGCGATGGACGAGCGCAAGATGGTCGAGTGGGACAAGGACGATCTCGACGCGGTGAAGATCCTCAAGGTGGATATTCTGGCGCTCGGCATGCTGACCTGCCTCAAGCGCGCCTTCACGCTCCTGCAGGACCATTATCCCGATGCGCGGGATGAATATGGCCGGCCCTATGTGCTGGCCACCCTGCCGCCGGAGGATGACCGCGTCTACGACATGATCTGCCGCGCCGACACGCTCGGCGTCTTCCAGATCGAATCGCGGGCCCAGATGTCGATGCTGCCGAGGCTCAGGCCGCGCACATTCTATGACCTTGTCATCGAGGTGGCTATCGTGCGGCCCGGCCCGATCCAGGGCGACATGGTGCATCCCTATCTGCGCCGCCGGCAAGAAAAGGAGAAAGCCGAATACCCCAAGCCGGAGCTGGAAAAGATTCTCGGCAAGACGCTGGGCGTGCCGCTGTTCCAGGAACAGGCGATGAAGATCGCCATCGTCGCCGGCGGCTTCAGGCCGGGCGAGGCCGATGAATTGCGCCGCGCCATGGCCACCTTCAAGCGCACGGGCACCATCGGCAATTACCGCCAGCGCATGGTCGATGGCATGATGAAAAGAGGATACGAGATGGGCTTCGCCGAGCGCTGTTTCAAGCAGATCGAGGGGTTTGGCGAATACGGCTTTCCAGAAAGCCATGCCGCGTCCTTCGCGCTGCTGGTCTATGCCTCCTGCTGGTTCAAGACCTTCTATCCCGACGTGTTCTGCGTCGCGATCCTGAATTCCCAGCCGATGGGCTTTTATCAGCCGGCCCAGCTTGTCCGCGACGCGCGCGACCATGGCGTCGACATCCGCGAGGTCGACGTCAATTTCTCCGTCTGGGACTGCACCTTGGAAAAAGCACCTTTCGACCTGGCCCGCATCCTCCCACGCCATGCCGAAATGCGCGGCGTCATCCTGACCAACCATGCCGTGCGGCTTGGTTTCCGCCAGATCAAGGGCCTGTCGAAAGAACGCATGGACGCTTTCGTTGAGCGACGCGGTTCCGGTTACGCAACCGTCAGGGATGTCTGGCTGCGCTCCGGCCTCGACGTCGACGAAATCGAAAGGTTGGCGCAGGCCGACGCTTTCCGCTCGCTCGGCCTCGACCGCCGCGAGGCCCTGTGGGCAGTCCGCGCGCTCGACGGCAAGAGTGCCACCGAAAAGCTGCCGCTATTCGACCAGCCGGCGATCCGCCTGCGCGAACTGGAGCCCGAGACGAAGCTCCCGACAATGCCGCTCGGCGAGCATGTCATCCATGACTACCGTTCGCTCGGCCTGTCGCTGAAGGCGCATCCGGTTGCCTTTCTGCGTGAGCGGCTGGATCGCTCCGGCGTCACGCCCAATGCCCGGCTGGGGTCGGTGCGCGATGGCAGGCGGGTTTCGGTCGCCGGCCTCGTGCTGGTGCGCCAGCGGCCCGGCAAGGGCAATGCCATTTTCCTGACGCTGGAGGACGACAAGGGCGTCGCCAACGTCATTTTCTGGCAAAGAACCTTCGACCGTTTTCGGCCCATTGTCATGGGCGCGCGGTTCGTCCGCGTCACCGGAAAATTGCAGTCGGAATCGGATGTCATCCACATCGTCGCCGAAAAGATCGAGGATCTGACGCCCTGGTTGACCGTGCTGCTGGAGAAGGTCGGCGCAGACACGCCGCCGTTCGCCGATCAAAGCCCAACGGCTATACGGAGCGCACCGATCAGACAGGATATCGCGACGTTATCGGGAGAGGCGGAAAAGGTCATGCCCAAGGGACGCAATTTTCAATAG
- a CDS encoding DNA polymerase Y family protein, with amino-acid sequence MISHRDRNAQRISALDERAEALHLKRGMGIADARAMHPSIDIVEADPEADRRLLEGLADWCDRYTPLVALDSTDGLFLDVTGCTHLFGGERAMLDDILSRFFHQGFDVRAGLAATPGAAWAAARFSGDLIVASGEEDALLAPLPLSALRIDPEIRTSLESVGLRTAGAVMAAPRAPLARRFGASLLLRLDQALGRLDEAVSPRLPVAPLSVERHLCEPVMLTDEIERLVRLLAMTLKTDLERRGEGARTLALLLFRVDGAVSRIAVGTSRPLREPLLIQRLFHERLAALEQDIDAGYGFDLVRLSVLSAAAFDMQQADLTGETEDDGADIALFADRIRARLGNSAVLRPVAVESHLPERAVATLPFTEAPQRTTPPKKPERMKAPTTIFRPERPIRLFRSPEPIEVPATEMPEGPPMNFRWRRALYRVARAEGPERIASEWWRVQQGQEDAPTRDYFRIEDSDGRRYWLYRQGLYGAGQPSPRWYMHGVFA; translated from the coding sequence GTGATCAGCCATCGCGACCGCAACGCCCAGCGCATCTCAGCTCTCGACGAGCGGGCTGAGGCGCTGCATCTGAAGCGCGGCATGGGCATAGCGGATGCGCGCGCCATGCATCCATCGATCGACATCGTCGAAGCCGATCCGGAAGCCGACCGCCGCCTGCTCGAAGGCCTCGCCGACTGGTGCGACCGCTATACCCCGCTGGTGGCGCTGGACAGCACCGACGGCCTGTTTCTCGACGTCACCGGCTGCACCCATCTCTTCGGCGGCGAACGCGCGATGCTGGACGACATCCTGTCGCGCTTTTTCCATCAGGGTTTTGATGTTCGCGCCGGCCTTGCCGCCACACCGGGCGCTGCCTGGGCGGCGGCGCGGTTCTCCGGCGACCTTATCGTCGCCTCGGGCGAGGAAGACGCGCTGCTCGCGCCCTTGCCGCTGTCAGCGCTGCGCATCGACCCGGAAATCCGCACCAGCCTGGAAAGCGTTGGCCTGCGCACGGCCGGCGCCGTCATGGCCGCACCGCGCGCGCCGCTTGCCCGCCGCTTCGGCGCGTCGCTGCTTTTGCGCCTCGACCAGGCGCTTGGCCGCCTCGATGAGGCCGTGTCGCCGCGCCTGCCGGTGGCGCCGCTTTCGGTCGAACGCCATCTTTGCGAGCCCGTCATGCTGACCGACGAAATCGAGCGGCTGGTGCGGCTGCTGGCAATGACGCTGAAGACCGACCTCGAGCGCCGTGGCGAGGGCGCCAGGACGCTGGCGCTGCTGCTGTTTCGCGTCGACGGCGCCGTCAGCCGCATCGCCGTCGGCACCTCGCGTCCCCTGCGCGAACCGCTGCTGATCCAGAGGCTTTTTCACGAAAGGCTGGCCGCGCTCGAACAGGATATCGATGCCGGCTATGGCTTCGATCTCGTGCGCCTTTCGGTGCTCTCGGCCGCCGCCTTCGACATGCAGCAGGCCGACCTCACCGGCGAGACCGAAGACGACGGCGCCGATATCGCGCTGTTCGCCGACCGCATCCGCGCCCGGCTCGGCAACAGTGCGGTTCTGAGACCGGTCGCCGTCGAGAGCCATCTGCCGGAGCGCGCCGTCGCCACGCTGCCCTTCACCGAGGCGCCGCAAAGGACCACGCCGCCGAAAAAGCCGGAGCGGATGAAAGCACCGACGACAATCTTCCGGCCGGAGCGGCCGATCCGGCTTTTCCGCTCGCCCGAGCCGATCGAGGTGCCGGCCACCGAAATGCCCGAGGGGCCGCCGATGAACTTTCGTTGGCGCCGCGCACTCTATCGTGTCGCCCGCGCCGAAGGTCCGGAACGCATTGCCTCGGAATGGTGGCGCGTGCAGCAGGGCCAGGAAGACGCACCGACCCGGGACTATTTCCGCATCGAGGACAGCGACGGCCGCCGTTACTGGCTCTACCGCCAGGGCCTCTATGGCGCCGGACAACCTTCGCCACGCTGGTACATGCATGGTGTCTTCGCATGA
- a CDS encoding DUF2493 domain-containing protein, which translates to MKLAVVGSRSFSDSRLMAEILQELAPSLVISGGAEGADSLAEAWARQHEVETQIFLPDHAHHRRPYHHRNRLIAEACDELIAFWDGQSTGTRHTINYARSIGKPVKIVRF; encoded by the coding sequence CTGAAACTCGCTGTCGTCGGAAGCCGGAGCTTTTCCGATAGCCGGTTGATGGCCGAAATCCTTCAGGAACTTGCGCCCTCGCTGGTTATTAGCGGCGGCGCCGAGGGCGCGGACTCATTGGCGGAAGCATGGGCGCGGCAGCACGAAGTCGAGACGCAAATCTTCCTGCCCGATCACGCGCATCATCGCCGTCCGTACCACCATCGGAATCGGTTGATTGCGGAAGCCTGTGACGAACTGATCGCCTTTTGGGACGGTCAATCGACCGGCACGCGACATACGATCAATTATGCGCGCAGCATCGGCAAGCCAGTGAAAATCGTGCGATTTTAG
- a CDS encoding ImuA family protein, translating to MAMTAVARETVFALRRQIAKIEGTLPERLEAPAGSSLDAADVTANTDVTIVRRGIAAATQDAFLRTGAERLDAALSGGLPKAALSEIHGTETRDAGAVAGFALSLVSLILKQGPRLPVLWIGTTEIFREAGFPYAGGLHACFGIEPEQLLFSEVPRLVDALWVAEEAARMTALAAVILEIRGSPQRLDLTATRRLHARAQSAGRPVFLLRQAAEAEPTAAPVRLILSSAPAAPRSTIAGPLAGSIGRPAFTVSIGKSRTALPGQFTLEWNPDEHAFEERRTEDSVAVVPASGRRKDIAAATGAVLAFPTVGSPAPGDQPSRPQRPAHLSSRRAG from the coding sequence ATGGCGATGACCGCCGTGGCGCGGGAGACTGTTTTTGCCCTGCGCCGCCAGATCGCGAAGATCGAGGGAACGCTGCCGGAGCGCCTGGAGGCGCCGGCCGGCTCGTCGCTTGACGCCGCTGATGTCACCGCCAACACCGATGTCACGATTGTCCGTCGCGGCATTGCCGCAGCAACGCAGGATGCATTTCTGCGCACCGGCGCCGAGCGCCTCGACGCCGCCTTGAGCGGTGGCTTGCCGAAAGCAGCACTCAGCGAGATCCATGGCACCGAGACCCGCGATGCCGGGGCCGTCGCCGGCTTTGCCTTGTCGCTTGTCAGCTTGATCCTCAAGCAGGGGCCGCGACTGCCGGTCCTTTGGATCGGCACCACGGAAATCTTCCGCGAGGCCGGCTTTCCCTATGCCGGGGGGCTTCATGCCTGCTTCGGCATCGAGCCGGAGCAATTGCTGTTTTCCGAGGTGCCAAGACTTGTCGACGCGTTGTGGGTTGCCGAGGAGGCCGCCCGGATGACGGCGCTGGCCGCCGTCATCCTTGAAATCCGTGGCAGTCCGCAGCGGCTCGATCTCACCGCGACAAGGCGGCTGCATGCCCGGGCGCAGAGCGCCGGTCGGCCGGTGTTCCTGCTGCGGCAGGCCGCCGAGGCCGAACCGACGGCCGCACCCGTGCGCCTCATCCTGTCGTCGGCGCCGGCAGCACCGCGCAGCACGATCGCCGGGCCGCTGGCCGGCTCGATCGGCCGTCCCGCCTTCACCGTCAGCATCGGCAAGAGCCGAACGGCCTTGCCCGGCCAATTCACACTGGAGTGGAACCCCGATGAACACGCTTTTGAGGAAAGACGGACAGAGGATTCTGTCGCTGTGGTTCCCGCATCTGGCCGCCGAAAGGATATTGCGGCAGCGACTGGGGCGGTCCTGGCGTTCCCGACCGTCGGATCACCTGCCCCTGGTGATCAGCCATCGCGACCGCAACGCCCAGCGCATCTCAGCTCTCGACGAGCGGGCTGA
- a CDS encoding GlxA family transcriptional regulator codes for MKRRKPDDSGPLSVAIVATPEAAASVVYGIYEVMSSVGLAWQLLHRQSPAPVFKPVVLSMVGQPFRTFNGATIHPNGRFGDHPSPDIVIIPDLAVMPGEPVPNTYSAIADWIGGAHANGAIVCSVCTGSTLLALTGLLDGEDATTHWAWESDFRSRFPQVKLRKERVLVPAGEGHRIITAGSTTSWHDLLLYLIARVHSLEEARRIAKFFLLQWHADGQLPFASLTVTRQHKDPLIAAAQLWAADNYASMNPVSAMVEQSGLTERSFLRRFRAATGQSPVEYVQTLRIEEAKHLLEATDMLPDDIAGEVGYAEASSFRRLFKRLVGLSPAAYRRRMLPPPSAFFQAPAG; via the coding sequence ATGAAGCGACGCAAGCCCGACGATAGCGGTCCCCTGTCGGTTGCGATTGTCGCAACGCCGGAGGCGGCAGCCTCGGTGGTCTACGGCATCTACGAAGTCATGTCCTCGGTAGGGCTCGCATGGCAGCTCTTGCACCGGCAGAGCCCCGCGCCGGTCTTCAAGCCGGTTGTGCTTTCCATGGTCGGTCAACCGTTCCGTACGTTCAACGGCGCGACAATCCACCCCAACGGCCGATTTGGCGATCATCCGTCGCCCGACATCGTGATCATACCGGACCTGGCGGTCATGCCGGGCGAACCCGTGCCCAACACCTATTCCGCCATCGCCGACTGGATCGGCGGAGCCCACGCCAACGGCGCCATTGTGTGCTCTGTCTGTACGGGTTCAACTCTGCTTGCTCTGACCGGCCTGCTCGATGGAGAAGATGCAACCACCCATTGGGCGTGGGAGAGCGATTTTCGCAGCCGGTTTCCCCAGGTCAAACTGCGAAAGGAGCGCGTGCTGGTGCCGGCCGGCGAAGGTCACCGCATCATCACAGCCGGCAGCACGACGTCCTGGCACGACCTGCTGCTCTATCTCATCGCGCGCGTCCACAGCCTGGAGGAGGCGCGTCGCATCGCGAAGTTCTTCCTTCTGCAGTGGCATGCGGACGGGCAGCTTCCGTTCGCATCCCTCACGGTCACGCGCCAGCACAAAGACCCTCTGATCGCGGCCGCGCAACTCTGGGCAGCCGACAATTATGCAAGCATGAATCCGGTCTCGGCGATGGTCGAGCAGAGCGGGCTTACCGAGCGCAGCTTCCTGCGTCGCTTTCGGGCCGCCACCGGCCAATCACCCGTTGAATATGTCCAGACGCTGCGCATCGAAGAAGCCAAGCACCTTCTCGAAGCCACCGACATGCTGCCGGACGACATAGCGGGCGAGGTTGGTTACGCCGAGGCGTCGAGTTTCCGCCGCTTGTTCAAGCGACTTGTAGGTCTTTCGCCAGCCGCGTACCGCCGCCGCATGCTTCCGCCCCCGTCTGCGTTTTTCCAGGCTCCCGCCGGATAG
- a CDS encoding YgjV family protein, protein MELLVNIANILYVIAYFTMDMLRLRLLTIVAACCLAAYFYSQPEPMLNVVAWNMFFISLNMIQIFRLLKNRAKPIAPSQA, encoded by the coding sequence ATGGAACTCTTGGTCAACATCGCGAACATTCTCTATGTGATCGCTTACTTCACCATGGACATGCTGCGCTTGCGTCTGCTGACGATCGTGGCGGCCTGCTGCCTGGCAGCATATTTTTACAGCCAGCCGGAGCCAATGCTCAATGTGGTCGCCTGGAACATGTTCTTCATCAGCCTGAACATGATCCAGATCTTTCGCCTTCTCAAAAATCGGGCGAAGCCGATTGCGCCAAGTCAGGCCTGA
- a CDS encoding LysE family translocator: MPDLSTIGLFAIACLALTATPGPDMLLIASRSASQGRAAGLATYAGIAAGTYCHALAAAFGLSQLFLAAPIAYDIVRYAGAAYLAYLAWKAFSSDGAVLAPVAGLPRYSQTRIFLQGLLTNLLNPKMALFVLALFPQFVQPQAGSVAAQILVLATVLNLIGLMVNGLVILTASRIGAALSRRTRFQRAPQILLGTVFAGLAARLAFGGQR; the protein is encoded by the coding sequence ATGCCGGACCTTTCCACCATTGGACTTTTCGCGATTGCTTGCCTCGCTTTGACCGCGACGCCGGGGCCGGACATGCTGCTGATCGCATCCCGCAGCGCCAGCCAGGGACGCGCGGCGGGCCTGGCGACCTATGCCGGCATCGCCGCCGGCACCTATTGCCATGCGCTTGCCGCCGCCTTCGGCCTGTCGCAATTGTTCCTTGCCGCTCCCATCGCTTACGACATCGTCCGTTATGCTGGCGCGGCCTACCTCGCCTATCTCGCCTGGAAAGCGTTCAGCTCCGATGGAGCAGTCCTTGCGCCGGTCGCCGGCCTGCCGCGCTATTCGCAAACCCGCATATTCCTGCAGGGGTTGTTGACCAACCTGCTCAACCCGAAGATGGCGCTGTTCGTGCTGGCGCTTTTCCCGCAGTTCGTGCAGCCGCAGGCCGGTTCCGTCGCGGCGCAGATACTGGTGCTGGCGACCGTGCTCAATCTGATCGGGCTGATGGTCAATGGCCTGGTCATCCTGACCGCAAGCCGCATCGGTGCGGCACTGTCGAGGCGCACGCGGTTTCAGCGGGCGCCTCAGATCCTGCTGGGAACCGTCTTTGCCGGGCTTGCGGCTCGGCTGGCCTTTGGTGGCCAACGCTAA
- a CDS encoding metallopeptidase family protein has translation MARIYKTRTWHDELSPSMEEMEFLALEAYAHLPEDFRKLTGEIVIQIAEFPTDEIMDDLSLETPFDLLGLFEGRGIAERWNPQTGEGPNRITLYRRAILDYWSENEETLGDIVTHVLIHEIGHHFGLSDDDMEKIEEAAE, from the coding sequence ATGGCCCGCATCTACAAGACCCGCACCTGGCACGACGAACTCTCGCCCTCGATGGAGGAAATGGAGTTCCTGGCGCTGGAGGCGTACGCGCATCTGCCGGAGGATTTTCGCAAGCTGACCGGCGAGATCGTCATCCAGATCGCCGAATTCCCGACCGACGAGATCATGGACGACCTGTCGCTGGAAACGCCCTTCGACCTGCTCGGCCTGTTCGAGGGACGCGGCATCGCCGAGCGCTGGAATCCGCAGACTGGCGAGGGGCCGAACCGCATCACGCTCTACCGCCGCGCCATCCTCGACTACTGGTCCGAGAACGAGGAGACGCTGGGCGACATCGTCACCCATGTGCTCATCCATGAGATCGGCCACCACTTTGGTCTCTCAGATGATGACATGGAGAAGATCGAAGAGGCGGCGGAGTAG
- a CDS encoding sulfite oxidase, translated as MPDFQRREILVGGSAALVAIAALHTSRAYAFPTQAGEEVVPWLDQPTENPNPAGIKTQLVWEDLDSWITPNDKFFSISHFDRPTIDEKTWSIEIGGRVKKPLKLTLADIRARPRQEVVFTVECSGNHGFPFFTGGIGNARWAGTPLAPILEEAGVLENGIEVVFFGTDESEIPIRDVKMKQNFARSMSLADAMNPDNLLCYEMNGAALPAPNGFPLRLIAPGWYGIANVKWLKRIEVRDTRFMSLMMARDYVTIREEEHNGETVWTETSVGRSLLKSAPAKVTRKGSDYSIVGAAWGAPIDRVEVQIDQAPWAPATIDHSEEAEHAWKIWSLPWANPSPGEHTVTSRAVSTTGQVQPAMDDPLIAKKHTYWESNGQVTRRVKIA; from the coding sequence ATGCCTGATTTTCAACGCAGAGAAATTCTTGTTGGAGGAAGCGCGGCTCTAGTCGCAATTGCTGCTCTCCATACTTCGCGCGCTTACGCTTTTCCAACACAGGCGGGCGAGGAAGTTGTTCCGTGGCTGGATCAGCCGACCGAAAATCCCAATCCGGCAGGTATCAAGACGCAGCTTGTCTGGGAGGATCTGGATAGCTGGATAACGCCAAACGACAAGTTCTTCAGCATCTCGCATTTCGATCGACCAACGATCGACGAGAAGACATGGTCCATTGAGATCGGGGGCCGGGTCAAGAAGCCCCTGAAGTTGACGCTCGCCGACATCAGGGCGCGGCCGCGGCAGGAAGTCGTTTTCACGGTGGAATGCTCGGGCAATCACGGTTTTCCGTTTTTCACCGGCGGCATCGGCAATGCCCGTTGGGCTGGGACGCCGCTCGCCCCGATCCTCGAGGAAGCCGGCGTGCTGGAAAATGGCATCGAGGTCGTCTTTTTCGGCACCGACGAAAGCGAGATCCCGATACGCGACGTCAAGATGAAGCAGAATTTCGCGCGCAGCATGTCGCTCGCCGACGCGATGAACCCCGACAATCTGCTTTGCTATGAAATGAACGGTGCCGCCTTGCCGGCGCCCAATGGTTTCCCGCTGCGGCTCATTGCTCCGGGCTGGTACGGGATCGCCAACGTCAAGTGGCTGAAGCGCATCGAGGTTCGCGACACAAGGTTCATGAGCCTTATGATGGCCCGCGACTATGTCACCATCCGGGAGGAAGAGCACAATGGCGAGACCGTATGGACCGAGACCTCGGTGGGCCGGTCGCTGCTAAAGTCGGCGCCCGCGAAGGTCACCCGGAAAGGCTCGGACTACTCCATCGTCGGGGCAGCCTGGGGGGCACCGATCGATCGGGTCGAAGTGCAAATCGACCAAGCGCCCTGGGCGCCAGCGACCATCGACCACAGTGAGGAGGCCGAACACGCCTGGAAAATCTGGTCCCTGCCCTGGGCAAACCCCTCGCCGGGAGAACACACGGTGACCTCGCGCGCGGTGAGCACCACGGGACAGGTTCAACCAGCAATGGACGACCCCTTGATCGCCAAGAAGCACACATACTGGGAGAGCAATGGTCAGGTGACACGGCGCGTCAAGATCGCTTGA
- a CDS encoding Trm112 family protein, which yields MAADGRDGKKTNVDPKLLELLACPLTKGPLAWDPERGELISRVAKLAYPVRDGIPIMLPSEARTISAEDVLSPPRLSGPA from the coding sequence ATGGCGGCGGATGGGCGTGACGGAAAGAAGACCAATGTCGATCCCAAGCTGCTGGAACTCCTGGCATGCCCGCTGACCAAGGGGCCGCTGGCCTGGGATCCGGAACGCGGCGAGCTCATCTCCAGGGTAGCAAAGCTTGCCTATCCGGTGCGCGACGGCATCCCGATCATGCTGCCCTCGGAGGCACGGACGATTTCGGCTGAGGACGTGCTGTCGCCGCCGCGTTTGAGCGGGCCTGCTTGA
- a CDS encoding carboxymuconolactone decarboxylase family protein has protein sequence MIMKLTYLAAAFAASILAFAAPAEAQQMPTPEQTYSDVQATYGFVPGYVKAYPKSAVAGAWAFSKGLAMDSSNKLDPKVKSLINLAVAAQIPCQYCIWLETSLAKKAGATDEEVAEAVVQAAYVRHWSTVLNGLQVDFETFKADFGGE, from the coding sequence ATGATCATGAAACTGACCTACCTCGCTGCAGCTTTCGCTGCTTCCATCCTCGCTTTTGCAGCACCGGCCGAAGCCCAGCAGATGCCGACGCCCGAACAGACCTACAGCGACGTTCAGGCGACCTACGGCTTCGTGCCAGGCTACGTGAAGGCATATCCCAAGAGTGCCGTCGCCGGCGCATGGGCCTTCAGCAAAGGTCTGGCAATGGACTCGAGCAACAAGCTCGATCCGAAAGTCAAATCGCTGATCAACCTCGCGGTCGCGGCGCAGATCCCCTGCCAGTACTGCATCTGGCTCGAGACGAGCCTCGCCAAGAAAGCGGGCGCGACGGACGAGGAAGTCGCCGAAGCGGTCGTGCAGGCAGCCTATGTTCGCCACTGGAGCACGGTGTTGAACGGTCTTCAGGTGGATTTTGAAACCTTCAAAGCCGACTTCGGCGGAGAGTAA